The Bacteroidia bacterium genomic interval GAGCAGATATCCGTATAGATAGCGTTTATTTTCAGGGGCAAAAACTCAATACCTGGACAAATGGAGATACGATCTTTTATGATTTTACAGGAATAGATTTCAGCCTAATTGGGGATGGGGATTCGGAATTTTGCAATGCTGATGGAGCTATAGTTCTAACTGAATACATTCAAATATTAGGCTGTACCAATAAGAGTTCAAATGTAAGTGCCGGATGGGGCTGTAATGGCATATTCTGTAGTGATTTTAGTCTGAGTGCAGATGTGGTTGTCAGTAACCTTCAACCTAGCCTGGAATTCGAACCCAGGCCAGATACTTTATCTGGCTGTTTTTACAATCAGCCCAATCGCAAGGAACTGGTGATCCGCAACACAGGAGCAGGTTCGCTCAGCAATCTGGAAGTAGAATTGAAAAAGAACTACTATGCAGGTCAGTTTCCGGAAACTAAATATGATGGTCTGGATAGTTCCTCGGTCGAAATCCGCTTTAATGACGGAAGTTTCCAGCCCATCAGTCCCCGAAATGTGGAGATGAATATCTACGGGAACGCCTGTAGCCTTCCATTGGCCTATCGCTTTTATGTCGATGTAGATTTCCTCTTGCCAGGAGATAGTATTACCCTGGCTTTCGATATGATCAATTGTGTGCCGGATATATGCGGAGAATCGGAGATCAGACAAGGCTCCTGGGGCTATAATGCTCGTTATGATCTGCCTTGTGTTGGAAGCAGTACGGTAATCGCCAATCAAACGGGTGGATTCCCCGGAATTTTACGACACCAGGTCAGTAATTTTGATCCTCCTACCCTGGTAGATGGAAAGGAGGTAAGCTTTACCACCACCATGGAACAATCAGAAATCATCTTTCCGGAGGGAGGAGCATATCTGGTTCGCTATACCCTTCCCAGCTGTGGAGCCAGTTTTTCCGGAAATAGTGCAGATTTTGCCTGGACCAATATCGGCGGAGACCTAAGTTGGCCCCTGGAAAATTTCAGCAGTTCCCCTACACAAGTAGAGGCCAGATTCCAACTGGATAGCATCCCTACAAACTTTTCCATTAATGGCTCTGAGATAAAGCTCGACCTCATGGGAGATTGTAGTTGTCCTTCCACAGACAGCATACAATTCTTACAGAAAGAGATATTCTATTTACCAACGCCTGCTTGTAATCCTCTGGTAGAAATCCCTGTTTTTTGCGATACCATCAGCGTAATTGTTGATCCCTGTATAGTCACTACCTGCAACGGCATGCAAATCCTGGATTTCGATTTCCAACGATCAAATTTCGACCTGCCAGACAGCGATCTAAACAGAATTCCGGATGGTGGGACCGTCCTAAGTCCTGATGTAAGAAGCAATAGAGCGAGACTGGGAGATACCATTCAGGCGCAAATGAAGGGCTTTGTAAATGGCGCCGGAAGCTTTAGCTATGGATATACCGATATGACGGTAGCATTCTCCCAATACCTCACCCCTATATCCGGCACAGTCAGGATGTATGATCAAAGTACTGGCAATACCCTCAGCTGCACCAATGTACTACCAACCCTTGTGGGGGGAACAGATATATATCGGATGGATTATTCTCCTTCTACACTTACTGCAAGCTGTGCTGCCTTCGGAGGATTAAGTCTGGAGACCGGCGACTCTATTAGCCTGGATATAAGTTTTATAGTTTCTTCTACAGATCCTCAGAATATTGAAGTGGGAGCAATCTTTCCGGTAGAAATGTATTTGAGCAATGTTCTCAATCCTACAGATACGGATAAATTTACCTGCCAGGGAACCAAATTTTCGGAATTGATGCAATTGGTGCCGATGGTAGACACCTCATTTGTAACCCAGATTTCTGCCCAATCCTGTCAACAAACCCAGGCAAGAACTTATATCAATATGTTTACCGGGGGAAGTTATACCGATATGTTTCCCTTCGAATATAGGGTATGGTCCTTCCCGGATAGTCTGATCGTTACACCTCCTGCCGATTATAGCTACGTAGGGGCTAATATCCTGCTACGTTTCACTCCATATATACAGGTGATGAATGTAGATCCCATTGATCCTACTGCAAATCCCCTGATCTTTGACCTCAAGGCTTTGGTGGATAATGGAAGTCTGATCTATCCGGATGATGGATATGAGCTTCAATTTTTCACCACCTGGTTGCCCGAATGTGATGCTGTCTCAAATCAGCAAGTAGATGTACCGGTAGAGGGCAGATTTCATTGGGCGAATGGACTCTCTGCCTATGATACGCCCAAAAATTATTTGCCCACGATTCGCCATAATACCCCTGATATCACCCTCAATAACCAAAGTGCGGCTACCCAGGATGGTCTGCGAAGAGAAGTAAGCTGGGATATGCAAGTGAGCAATAATTCTATCAGCTCGAATAGCCCGTATACCTGGATGGCCTTTTATTCGCCTTCTGGGGAAATACAGGTAGTCGAACTGGAGGATACAAATGGAAATCCCGTAACTCAAAACAATGGCATATACGAACTCGGTCTGATCAATACTTCCGCCAGTAAAGCCTATACCATTAATGCGGAGTATGATCTCTGTAGCCTTGATAGCCTGATCGTATATACCGGTTGGGAATGTGCGGGTTATCCGGCAAATCTTGCCACGGCATGTCAGACAGATAGTTTTTACCTGGCCATTGATCCTAAACCAGCAGATGGACAGATCAGTTTAAATACGACCGTTAGTGATACGGTTTCTCTATTTGAGCCCATCACTTACAATCTCGCGATCCTGAGTACCCAGATCGCCAACCTGGATGAATTACTGCTTGAAATTTTTCATGCGAATAGCGGCCTGGATTTTATCACAGGTAGCACAGAGTTGGAATATCCTTTAGGTTCAGGTTTTCGGTCGATTGCTGATCCTGTAGCCATAGCCGGGGGGTATCGATTTACCATGGCAAATTATGATTCCACCCTAGCCGCAGAAGGTCTGGCTGGTTTATCCAGTTCCACAGCCCCTTATCGACAATTCAATATCCGTTTTGATCTGGCACCTAATTGCAATTTCACATCAGGAGATAGCTGGCTGTTGAATTTGCAGGCGGCTTTGCCTTGTGGGGATCCTTTATTGATCCAGCGCATCATGGAACCCATCTACATAGATGGAGGCCTGGCTCCCTATCAGACCAGCCTTTCCAGTCAACTCAATCAGGTGTATTCCTGCGATCTCTATGAAATGAGATTCAGTTTCAGTGCAAATGATACCATAGGTGGAACAGATTCTCTGGAAATCTTTATTCCAGATACTTTAAGTTATGTGCCCGCACTCTTTAGAAATATTCACAATTCTCTTCCAGATAGCCTGCCAAGAATAGAAACAGCTATAGGCGGAAGCTGGTATAAATGGGCCCTTGATTCCACCCTAACGAGCGGAGATTCTCTTGTGTTTTTATTTGGCCTGCAGAAAAGTAGTGTTTCCACTTGCCCTTCAGGTACAGATATTTCTCTGATCCTGAGAAGTAGCTATCAATATCCGGGCAATTGCCAAACAGGTGGAGGGAATTTCAATGGAAGTACAGGTCTGGATAGTGTATCCATTCCTATTTCCAATAGTTTTGTTCCTCAACTTTCTCTGACTTATTCCGGATTGAATCCCAGGAGTGTAAGTCAGGATAGCCAAAGTTGGAGCCTGAACCTGAATCATCAAAGTGGAAACTATCCGATTGCCTATCCCTGGATTCGATTTGTATCGATATCCGGTAATTCACAGGCCATTTCTTTACAGACTACCAGCAATGGAAATCTTTTAAGTTCCCTCAATGGATTCTGGCAGTTAGATAGCCTTCAGGTTGGAGAAAATTTATCCCTTGATTTGAATGCACTCGTTTCTTTCTGTGGACCTGATACCCTTCTATTGTTATATGGTTACAATTGCGATGCCTTTCCCACGGACCCCACTTCCCTCAGTTGCGAACATGACACTTTGCAGTTGATCGTCGATCCCGCTTTCCCTTATATACAATTGGATACCCTGAGTGTATCTGATCCCCTCTGCTTTGGAGCAGACAATGGGGAAGTACAATTAATAGCCAGTGGGGGTCCGACTCCTTATAGTTATTCTTTAAATAACGGAGCCTTTAGTTCACAGCCTGGCTTTGATCAACTGATCGCTGGAAACTATCTCTTCTATGCCAGAGATAGTATAGGTTGTATAGACAGCATCCGTGTAAGTCTGAATCAACCTACTCAGGTTCTTCTTTCTGTAGATAGTTTGAGGGATGTCGATTGCTCCGGAGATTCTACAGGAGAAGCGCATATATCTGCCAGCGGAGGAAATGCTCCCTATCAATTTGCGATAGATGGTGGGGCATATGGAAATACAGGCTCCTTCTTACATTTAAGCGCCGGACTTCATATGCTAAAGGTGAGAGATAATCAGGGCTGTGAAGATTCTACTCAATTTTCCCTCAATGAAAACAATCCCCTCCTTAGCCTCCTGCAAATTGATCAGGAAATTTCCTGTTTTGGAGAAAGTGATGGTGCCCTATCAGTAGCTACAGCCGGAGGAACAGCTCCCTTTATATATAACTGGCAGGGAATCGGAAGTGCGGGAAATAGTATCAGTGGACTTTTGGCAGGAGAATATAT includes:
- a CDS encoding gliding motility-associated C-terminal domain-containing protein is translated as MGISRMHNPLLYLLLFFFGLTSSYAQVTISTGQPGLGDMEVCVDSSTFSFSVGPFAANLTGVEVRLTFPNGIYYVQNSLNNLPAASVNLIENSYVGQVLILDGSSINSGESYEFEIQLFAGCDALPDFLSGQSFSNTIEVYENGSLYENFGSPIYNPAIDYGQLSMSTGATPSGVAGQIVTREISIFSTGSGCIKLLNWYDAHGADIRIDSVYFQGQKLNTWTNGDTIFYDFTGIDFSLIGDGDSEFCNADGAIVLTEYIQILGCTNKSSNVSAGWGCNGIFCSDFSLSADVVVSNLQPSLEFEPRPDTLSGCFYNQPNRKELVIRNTGAGSLSNLEVELKKNYYAGQFPETKYDGLDSSSVEIRFNDGSFQPISPRNVEMNIYGNACSLPLAYRFYVDVDFLLPGDSITLAFDMINCVPDICGESEIRQGSWGYNARYDLPCVGSSTVIANQTGGFPGILRHQVSNFDPPTLVDGKEVSFTTTMEQSEIIFPEGGAYLVRYTLPSCGASFSGNSADFAWTNIGGDLSWPLENFSSSPTQVEARFQLDSIPTNFSINGSEIKLDLMGDCSCPSTDSIQFLQKEIFYLPTPACNPLVEIPVFCDTISVIVDPCIVTTCNGMQILDFDFQRSNFDLPDSDLNRIPDGGTVLSPDVRSNRARLGDTIQAQMKGFVNGAGSFSYGYTDMTVAFSQYLTPISGTVRMYDQSTGNTLSCTNVLPTLVGGTDIYRMDYSPSTLTASCAAFGGLSLETGDSISLDISFIVSSTDPQNIEVGAIFPVEMYLSNVLNPTDTDKFTCQGTKFSELMQLVPMVDTSFVTQISAQSCQQTQARTYINMFTGGSYTDMFPFEYRVWSFPDSLIVTPPADYSYVGANILLRFTPYIQVMNVDPIDPTANPLIFDLKALVDNGSLIYPDDGYELQFFTTWLPECDAVSNQQVDVPVEGRFHWANGLSAYDTPKNYLPTIRHNTPDITLNNQSAATQDGLRREVSWDMQVSNNSISSNSPYTWMAFYSPSGEIQVVELEDTNGNPVTQNNGIYELGLINTSASKAYTINAEYDLCSLDSLIVYTGWECAGYPANLATACQTDSFYLAIDPKPADGQISLNTTVSDTVSLFEPITYNLAILSTQIANLDELLLEIFHANSGLDFITGSTELEYPLGSGFRSIADPVAIAGGYRFTMANYDSTLAAEGLAGLSSSTAPYRQFNIRFDLAPNCNFTSGDSWLLNLQAALPCGDPLLIQRIMEPIYIDGGLAPYQTSLSSQLNQVYSCDLYEMRFSFSANDTIGGTDSLEIFIPDTLSYVPALFRNIHNSLPDSLPRIETAIGGSWYKWALDSTLTSGDSLVFLFGLQKSSVSTCPSGTDISLILRSSYQYPGNCQTGGGNFNGSTGLDSVSIPISNSFVPQLSLTYSGLNPRSVSQDSQSWSLNLNHQSGNYPIAYPWIRFVSISGNSQAISLQTTSNGNLLSSLNGFWQLDSLQVGENLSLDLNALVSFCGPDTLLLLYGYNCDAFPTDPTSLSCEHDTLQLIVDPAFPYIQLDTLSVSDPLCFGADNGEVQLIASGGPTPYSYSLNNGAFSSQPGFDQLIAGNYLFYARDSIGCIDSIRVSLNQPTQVLLSVDSLRDVDCSGDSTGEAHISASGGNAPYQFAIDGGAYGNTGSFLHLSAGLHMLKVRDNQGCEDSTQFSLNENNPLLSLLQIDQEISCFGESDGALSVATAGGTAPFIYNWQGIGSAGNSISGLLAGEYIVEIQDSLGCSVVDSISLNDAPEIFSSLNLVQALSCQGDADAEVEALISGGVPGYLYTWSAGASSSNIATNVPAGMLYLEVSDNNGCIREDSLLITEPSSLAVTASGQEVSCFGLNDGQVSALASGGTAPYSYEWNKNPGLNTPTLLNRLAGNYEVEVTDANGCQDTATVQINQPQAIQARIQGFDETCSNGNGLIWVELSGGSAPYTFSWNNDPSLNTDTLYNQAAGNFSLQIVDGSNCEENLSFTLNNQASPQLEIISLTEPSCNGASNGQAEVRVNGSGNYSFLWQHSGETTPAVGNLAAGTYTVSVDDGTCQGSLDVVVNEPEALFTQIDSLVRPGCPGEDDGSLFIGVSGGSAPYFYEWAINPTFTTSGLTGLATGFYEVYVRDQQDCRDTLNAFLPDPVPLQMQLDIQAVLCFGESNGAAYAIGSGGTAPYSYNWSTGASGDSLKGQTAGSYQLVISDANGCSIDSSFIIPEASPLTLSMTKEDIDCYGGENGRASVEANGGNSPYQYVWSHEENLASVHNLSAGTYSVRVEDSNGCVAEDSIILTEGDSIHVELLSQVAASCGLPNGRASVLGRGGSGTLSYVWDSDPIQSGPTANMLYGASTGRTYIVEAIDELGCKDSLEVRIGSQDRPEAYFLTIPDLSQPIFRSEAQIQFINQSENSNAYFWDFGEDGAFSNEIHPTHIYTEAGEYVVSLIAMDAATQCPDTMNITVMVIEDGMIFTASAFSPNDDGNNDVFYAYGEGIQEFEMLIFDRFGKLVIRLENITDGWDGRGPDGRLAAEGVYTFALKAKLNDGTKLEHGGSITLFR